The following are encoded in a window of Alosa sapidissima isolate fAloSap1 chromosome 10, fAloSap1.pri, whole genome shotgun sequence genomic DNA:
- the lratd2b gene encoding protein LRATD2, whose protein sequence is MGNQVEKLTHLSYAEVPTADPNGFDPEDDCPRIGVSYIFSNDDDDQDDNLEGTDREANEEDHQSDMGNELECAIYYREECVYERSLTLIEMGTHSPENLLNKCKPGDLIEFVANGHYPHWAVYVGDFQVVHLHRAEVRNNFLTDASQGKRGRIVNDIYKFRPLNPDVVVQNAMEQVGAKDRELNWRNSECFAAWCKFGKREFKIGGEIRIGKQPYRMKLQLSEKRSHVLEFQSLEDLIMEKRRNDQIGKVAVVQELSNHLNCTDDTKNEQDPN, encoded by the coding sequence ATGGGGAATCAGGTGGAGAAATTGACACATCTAAGTTACGCAGAAGTTCCGACTGCAGATCCGAACGGGTTCGACCCGGAGGATGACTGTCCGCGCATCGGAGTGTCCTATATCTTCTCGAACGATGACGACGATCAGGACGACAACCTTGAAGGGACCGACAGAGAGGCAAACGAGGAAGACCATCAGAGTGACATGGGGAATGAGTTGGAGTGTGCCATTTACTACCGAGAGGAATGCGTGTATGAAAGGAGCCTAACATTGATAGAAATGGGAACGCACTCACCTGAAAATCTTCTGAACAAGTGCAAACCCGGTGACTTAATTGAATTTGTTGCTAATGGTCACTATCCACACTGGGCAGTGTATGTCGGAGACTTCCAGGTGGTTCATTTACACAGGGCAGAGGTTAGAAACAATTTTTTGACGGACGCCAGTCAAGGCAAAAGAGGCAGAATAGTCAACGACATTTATAAATTCCGACCATTGAACCCTGACGTGGTGGTGCAGAACGCAATGGAGCAAGTCGGAGCTAAAGATAGAGAGCTAAATTGGAGAAACTCCGAGTGCTTTGCAGCTTGGTGCAAATTTGGCAAGCGCGAATTCAAAATTGGTGGGGAAATACGAATTGGAAAGCAGCCATACAGGATGAAGTTACAACTATCTGAAAAGAGAAGCCACGTTTTGGAATTTCAAAGTTTGGAGGACTTAATTATGGAGAAAAGGAGGAACGACCAAATTGGCAAAGTAGCAGTCGTACAGGAGCTATCCAATCATCTAAACTGCACGGACGACACGAAGAATGAGCAGGATCCCAATTAA